GTTGCCGTTAGTCCGTCACACGGTATTAAAACTTACCACAAACGTTCATATTATTTTCAACTGTATTGATAGTTTATcgttattttttgtgaatttacCCAGTTACATTTTAAACCAGGAAAAAGTCACACACCAAATTGTATGGCACGTTTCGTGATAACATAATAATGAATCCAACGGTAGAGCATCTCCAAaaagcagatgttttttttctacgaaTAATCAGTGATAGATTCAGTTCTGGTACAAATATTTCAGATTTGGTTAAGCTTGAAGATTCCATTCGTAAAATGTGACACATTTACAACTGTGCAAGTTTGCTATTTACCAACTTACCCCAAAACAGCTCGGCTCGCTGCTTTATCGTCAGAAGAACTGAATAACAAGGACCGGGGATTATTTTGGAGTCGTCTGCTATTTTAGAGTCGAATTTTGACACTGCGAAGACAAACACTGAGTGCGCGCTAAATGGAAGAGACAAGGCTAGGTTaaaaagctagcatgctagccagTTGTTCGCGTTGGGGGCTGCTACTCTTCCcaccccccccgcccgccccaGACAACACAACAGACAAGCAGGGCGTTGTAATTTCTGCATCTATGCTACAGCCTCCACACACGCGTAAGCAGCTCGTAGTCGAAACTATTAGACACATAGGCGTAAATCGTGCGGAAGAAGCGACTTCTTAccttttaattattatagttTTGTAGATAATTGCTTGCCggacttgcaattttttttctcagtttaCAAACAGACAGGAAAGGCTACCGGAAGTGTTCCCTCTGGGGTCGTTGTGATTGGTAGAAGCCCACCCACGTGACTGAACCCGAACGACCTTTATCggccgccatgttttttttttacgagatGCGGGTAATGACGAGTAAGTTCAGcatacaatataaaatacaataccgTGTATGTAGCGTGTTATACTGCAATAAATTGGTGAATAATAGACTAGATAAATGTTTACTGTTTTTAATTACTGTACATACGTATTTGGTGAACAATAGACGAGaggaatgtttattttttttttcaactactGTACATACGAATATGAATACAAGTTAACTAATGACATAAATGTTTACCAGTGGTGCTAAAGTAAGTTTTACAagtaatgtaaacattttttccaCGATCTCAAACTGAATAAATCCTTGATGTCTGTCACATACAAACTGCAACAGGAATAAAAAAGTAGTATTACAAAAAgtatttaataaacaaaaagatGTGGTACACATCAATTAATTGGTATTAAGACCACTTACACAATATAATGTGATCTATTACAAGCTGTCTCAGAAATGTGGTCTTTgaaaagacattattttttttcttttatgtgaAACAGGAAcacatttccattttctgtgccttaTAACACAAGAagacgagttaatatgagcattaatgagttaatattacaatgctgtcattgggatacacctatttagaCTATGAATCCTTCTAAAAAACAGCGTTGCATTGTTTGATAGCCATGCTgtaatcatgcattaacacgtactcTGTTGGTAAcgtgtaatagttgcagtatcttgccctattttgCTGATTTAAAACAGAAAATTATTTTCTCAATACATCGATACACATAGTAATACTAGTTCTGtcaacagcagcgacaacacttatgatgtccgctctccttgggatggccgcgtcttccagcacaagacgtgtgctccagtcctcaggtaacaaatgctgacggcaaacgagcatcttgttgagtcaaAATTGAGAGCGAGGTATcgactcttccgtctgtgaatgacgctgacgGGAGAGAAAAGtaatttttcatgttagctgctacaataacaatatagcaGTAGCTTGGCTAATATACAAGTCaattatgtaaatgtttttgcgagggttttagcgtcaaaataggtatatCCCATGACGCCTGTTGCTAGCTAACTTATATTAACTCGTCTTCTTGCGCaagaatgcacagaaatgggAAAGAAAGATGTGTTCATGTAAGGATTGAGGatgaaaaattccaaaaaaggtaagaaatttaaaaaacgcATCTTATAAGACACACAGTGTCCAAGCTTCCAATTATAAAAAGGGaaacaaatgttacaaatgGCCCGAGTCGGACTCTATCAGAAAGTCAATCCTCTCAGGAGGCAAAGCCCAGTCGTCTTGACTCAGCAGGGCGTGCAGGTAAGCGGTGGTGGCCTTTTCCCTCTGGCGTATCTTCCAGTAGTTCAGCATTGCAAACACACGCTCCACAAGGTTGGGGTGGTCCTCTTCAATCTGTTCCAGCTTCACATTGGGGATTTCTAAAGCAAGTCTGCCGATTTCCCTCCATGATCGTCCTACGCCACGTGCTACAGTCATCAACTGCTTCTCCGTTACTATGGGAGCATCTTTAGAGAAGAGGAGACACATTAGGTGGATGCTGGGCGGATTCACTTTAATTGATTTGTGATATTTGACTTACTGCTGCGCATTTGTTTGGGTTTAGTCTCTTCTACGTCAGGAACTGACTTTCTTTTTCTCTGGGTGTCTTTGTCATATAAGAAGAGGAAACATAACTTCAACATTTAACAGTATTTGAATATAGACTGCAGGTAATGTAGAATAGGTGACATTTTACCGGAAGCCAGTGAGCTGACTTGCAGATCCTTCAACACATAAAGCATCGGGAAGGTTTCTTGCAGCGGTGGCTCCTTCAGCAACTCCAGCAGACCCTGTGCCGACACAGGCCCTCTCTGGATGATGTGATCAAGAAGCTCTGTCACTTTTTCACTTGGAATTCTGCAGGCTTTCACCTGCTCGTATCCGGATGAAGAGAGCAGGGAACAAGAGTCCGCATGCTGCAAAACAAAGTCGGCGTCCGCACTGAGGATGTCTATTAGCTTGACCTTCTGGCTTCGGAGGAACTGGGTAACGTCCATCATCACGTTTAGTCAGGGAACCCTGAGAAAGAAcattttatatgaaatattacatttgtcaaAAGTCAAGCATCTCTCCATTTATGTTTTGAGGTACAAGTAAATTGAGTCAAGTTACTTAGGtgcaaaaatatattgttatttgtataataaacatttcaacTATTCTAACTTCTTTATTGGTATGTTTAAGGCATATAATCAGTTGGTTTTTATacacataatatataaaaataataaatttgccACTAGTTTCACTGAGGAAAACGCAGTAGGTGGCGGTAATTTGGCAAGACTTTATGGTTTTCGTCGTCTTTAGTGCTGCATCTCTCTTACcatcaaaaacacaacatgaacaaaacacacctgaaaacacaaatatttacaCTTACGACTTGAGAGATGCCGTTTTCACTAGTCTTGTCGTTTTTCCATTGGGAACCAAAGAGAGTATGCAATGAGGGCATCGACTCGGCATCCACTTCCGTATTATGCCCTTGgcgggtttggccgccatgatagAGAGCAGAATACGTCTAATACACTGTAACGTGTTGGCCGCCTAGCCCCGCCCACGTCTTTTGCTCTCTATCATGGCGGACTTTCAGCGCCATGCCATACTTCACTATGTTCCAATGCTCATCCATTCGTAACTATACAATCCTTGTTTGTTTACAGTCCTTCTTGACTGAGTGAGCATTTAGATGAGTGCTGCCATTTAGCGGCATGATGAACACACTGCATCACGACATGGCTGACTTTTAATGTCATCTTAGTGGctactattatattatgcaCTGCGAAAAGCAGCTATATATTTTGACACTGTATTTGATCCATCTTGTCTGGttgatataaaaaatacatgaatacaaaATTAAAGATTTTTAATTGAATGCCTGTGTTTAAggatcaattaattaaaaagtcCCCACAAAACACGTCAAAACAGCAAAacgctgccatctagtggtcacatgATACACAACAGTTTAATATACCGCATTTCATGAACCCACAACATCAAAAATGAAAGTTGCTGCTCCAAagtattaaatttttaaaaagcctaAAGAAACAAATGCATGTCTTAATATGTCAAATATTAATTTGGGCAGTGTGCATCATTATCACAAAAGACAAagtaaagaaaaggaaagaagagaACACTAGTGCAATCTGAAACAAACCACTAGAGAGCGCTCTTGTACTTCTAAAGTGGAATTTGGCCAGAGATGTTCAAGTATTTATTTGCCTTTGTGTGCAGAATATTTACAGTGCCTCTTTGTCCGGACATACCTTGCAAAAGTTGAAAAGCCAAACTAAGAAAAACATAGCACTAGTAGCTAGTTAATGTGTCGACTGTGGGAATGATGATTTTTCATCcacaaaatccatccatccatattttctatgccgcttatcctaaccAGGGTtgtaggggtatgctggagcctatcccagctgacttcgagcATGAGACGGGGTAGACCCCGGAATAAAAGGAATAGAGCTATATCATCACTTATACATGGAAACATGGCGGCACAGTATGCATTGTATGAGTCGGTCATTCCCGGTGGGAGAAAACCAGGAAATGTGAGAGTCATTGCAAGATAGGTTGCTTAAATGGTACTTAACGAATAGTACTTATGTACTTAACACATAAATATTTCCATTTGTGTAACACTGTCTCTGTAGAGCTCGGTGTCTGAGTGTAGCCTGCTAGCCACAGATTGCCTCCCTGGacgatgaaaatgaaaaatgacgcAATGAGCGGTCTACCTCAGCGCAATAAAGGTTCCCTCATTCAGCACTGTCAGATTTGCGTGTACCGATCAAGCCGGGTCCGTGGTTGGTGTCGACATGATAACGGCACGCTAATTAAAAAGCCATTTGTTCAGTGAGAGACCAATTAAAGGCCAAGCGTTTGAGTACCCACAGTAGCAAACCCACCtaggaaaaatgtattaaatgtgaCTGTAATTAATATCCAGGCAGATTAATATGCAACTGAATATCAGCGGTGCAATAAACGGGAGGATGGGCCGATAGTGAcctacaaaaacattaaaacctgggaatatataatattaaatggtTAATAAAGCCCATTATGTGTGTTTTACAACAAGCCTCGCAGTGTGTGAAACAGTATCACTCAGCATTTTCAGTCTTTTGCAAGTTTGTACGTGTCACGGTTGGACTTGAGagctttacggttcgaccccgcgatgcagagaacaggaccaaatgcaaATAAAACGTTGAATTTAATGATTTAAAACCTCGACCGTGAACATGTAGATACCCAATTTTCCCAGTTTTTTTGTGCGGGTGTAAACCTCCAGGTTACACCAGTGtcatttaatttaacatttaatcttatttttgttACCTCTTTGTAGGAACGTAGTGCAGATAAAAagtattcttttttaataataatcgCAGATAAGCAGAAAACACGGCAATTCGCCAAGCAAGGCAAACAAACGACAACAAAAGAACCAACAACCAGAGGGAGGgagcgcacacctgaactaaataggacgGATTGAAATTAGAAACGATCGCAACCGGAAACCAGGCAAGACAGGAagtcaatacaaaaataagagcatTCAAGGAGAAACTAAACTAGaaagggaacaacaaaggaagtagtgacaaaataagggcacggaCACAGGAActgaggcaaagaaggaaacggAAAGAGATGTCACGAGAGGGTAACGCCCATATTGTGTTATTAAATTTGATatattaaaccaggggtgggcaaactacggcccgggggccacatccggcccgccaagtgtttgaatacggcccacccaatctttcaaaagtatttaatttaaactcaacatacaacctggcatcatggcctgagccaaccttttgatggtggtATCAATtgcgttgtttgacatggtctgttgtttacaaagtgctcctgaaaaaagagacacaagcacataataataataataaaaattaaaataataattattatattattattataactattatgattattatatttattatattaatgctaattattatattaattatatataataatattgttatatttgcatattttacataataataatataataattattattttaattttattgtaattattataatattttattatttttaaaaatatttaaatataaatataaaataataaataataatagcagattgcatgacaattttacagatacaataataccaggtggactgttacgtgtaaaatatatagtctgcccccccccggaaattttgttatatcaatgcggcccgcgagtcaaaaagtttgcccacccctgtattaaACAGTAGTAATATAAAGAGCTCCTTTATTTTGTTagtactttttggctactttgttcatttcaacacatacattttaatacatgtgTTATTTGATGGCATACTGTATATGAGGTTATGTAGTATAACAATGTAGCATCCTGCTACCAAGCTGGAGggcagaaataataataaataataagccaAAGGAGGCCATCAGTGATGTTCTATGGCGGTACCACCCATACTGCGGCTCCATCCTGATTATTTTGAGTAGTTGGTGGTACCCACATGTACAGTCGGTCCTCATGAAACGTGTGTGTCGCAGTATCAAAGccacaataatcaataaatgaGTAAGCAGACAAAGCACTATATTCGAACTTGACTGCTTGAGAGCTGAGATGGATGAGCGAGGAGTGAAggtgggtgttgggggggggggctattaccgaatactatatatacacgtataagCAGGAGAGAGAGACCGAAACATGAGCGAATCAGCAGGAAACGTTTGCTGAATGGCGCTTAGATCAATACAAATAACCACACACAGAGAATGACTTCCTCCCGTCCCTAATAATTCACACGGAGAGGAGAGCAATGGAAGTGTTCATCCACAGGAGGGAGGCTGCTAAATGAAATATTGGAGAAGGAAAAAATGAGCGTGCAAAATTGTCTGTTTGGCAATCTCCATTGTCTCTTGCATTTTCAATGTCTGGTTGTTTCGGTGAGGTGGGCGCAGGGGAACAGGCAGCCATATTTGAATCTTCAATGTTTCAGAAAGTTGGTACAGTGCGTCTCCTCCTCCTGTAGCTGTTGCTGAGCAtcatatgggaaaaaaaaaactgtagtcAAGTCTATAGCATTTGTGGGGAATTAGATTGCTCTAAGAGCATCTGTCAATAAACGGCTGCTGAGTTTGCCTTAATGCCCTACaatttattatgctttttccatttttctgacctataacggtagttagaatgttgtattgtcttGTTAAACGATGCAAAAGTTCCAGATAACAAGgtttgggcatttggaagtcagccctggaagtagtttgggatggctctgaacgcttagtgcaggggtgctcacactttttcagcatgcgagctacttttaaaatgaccgagtcaaaatgatctacccactacaaaaatgcaaaacatctatttattttcaaatgtattgaggattatttgtacgtacaatgtatgttgatgtaccttacataaccaaatgagccaatattgcaaaacacacataattaactattaacattttttgtaattacctgagtttactttgatgacttgcactgaattgaaccagccagggatgcatagtccggacagtagctgctgatagccagcctcaagcacacttccaaatgtttatcagtcatggataatatccgtatcataatatccgtataatattccatatccgtatggaagtgatatgttttttgcctttttacttggtccagtttttgcctttttacttggtccagctccttcactcattttagtgaccataaactttagcgagggctttaaaatctcgcaattcgccgactagcttagcactttgcatcgttgtttacgcatgagcggtgacctaaaggtcaaaattcagttgtcatctgattggttgtcctgtatgtcaatcaagtaacggggatggatgataggctgacatcgtaagttctgctgcacttagagacgtcgtttgatttgattggtcgcccgaagggcaacattcagttgtcatctgaatggctgccctgtatatcaatcaagtgacggcattgatgctaggatgatatttttttaatgtcacgtcgcgatcgaccagcgatcgaccagtaccacctccgcgatcggccggtagctcgcgatcgacttaatgagcacccctggcttagtgTGACCAATTACGCTGGAGTGGGCGTTCCGTGGGTGGAATGAAttcaaacagaccgttttggtcaTACAAGGAAATAAAGCTGGAAAATGTgacgattctggaagatctagaaagctttctgtgcaggttattgtgtgtagctgctctataggagaccacaactcaatacaaaggggccaGAAATGAGCATGACAGGTCCCCTTTTAAGGGATACTAACATTTCAACACAGGTAAATTTTAATAATGGCGTTGTGTCATTCATCCACGACCATCGTGTCATGTTGTAGAACgtcgtattctcgtgttaaacgatgccaaagttccagataatgaggtttgcactttTGGAAGTGAGTCTTGGAAGAAAATTGGAATGGctgaaaacgctcggtttcaaaaggcgtggtaaaactgtccatttgtgacatcacagaggggcagacttccttatgtAAAAACTCTTTAGCCTCCCCCAAGTGCTGTTCTGCTGTTTACTCGCTAGcaagccacatttgtttttaattcctaaagacgccacaatggttggagttcctgattccctaccagaaaAAGAAAttccacactggactgttttgtgaacgtTCAATAGCAATAGCCGAGTACCATCCAGTCGCAACAGGTGAGCTTGAGTGGGTGATTGGAACGCAGAGCGGAGTGACCGAATCTAAATAAGGCAACAAAATCAGTATCCAGTCCAACAAAtcaacaaagacaaagacagaacgtaaattaaataaaaaaaactggacTGAGAGCCAAGAAAGGCTTTAGCGTGAATCCCACGATGCCCTCTGCTCTGCACAATTATTGTAACCAACGTATGAAATTTAATTACGCCGCAGATCTAATTTAGTACATCAGATAAGAGTTATTCTTAACATTCTCCCACCCTGCCTCCTTTGTCTTCGGCTAATCCTTTTTGCAAACATGGAGATCCAGCGGAAGAGAGGAAGAGACAAACTGAATTAGTGTT
This window of the Doryrhamphus excisus isolate RoL2022-K1 chromosome 10, RoL_Dexc_1.0, whole genome shotgun sequence genome carries:
- the LOC131137530 gene encoding uncharacterized protein LOC131137530 isoform X2, which produces MMDVTQFLRSQKVKLIDILSADADFVLQHADSCSLLSSSGYEQGLLELLKEPPLQETFPMLYVLKDLQVSSLASDTQRKRKSVPDVEETKPKQMRSNAPIVTEKQLMTVARGVGRSWREIGRLALEIPNVKLEQIEEDHPNLVERVFAMLNYWKIRQREKATTAYLHALLSQDDWALPPERIDFLIESDSGHL
- the LOC131137530 gene encoding uncharacterized protein LOC131137530 isoform X1, which encodes MMDVTQFLRSQKVKLIDILSADADFVLQHADSCSLLSSSGYEQVKACRIPSEKVTELLDHIIQRGPVSAQGLLELLKEPPLQETFPMLYVLKDLQVSSLASDTQRKRKSVPDVEETKPKQMRSNAPIVTEKQLMTVARGVGRSWREIGRLALEIPNVKLEQIEEDHPNLVERVFAMLNYWKIRQREKATTAYLHALLSQDDWALPPERIDFLIESDSGHL